A window of Vigna unguiculata cultivar IT97K-499-35 chromosome 4, ASM411807v1, whole genome shotgun sequence contains these coding sequences:
- the LOC114182270 gene encoding syntaxin-51-like isoform X1, translating to MKHRVIMQMASSSDTWMKEYNEAVKLADDITGMIAERSSFPASGPETQRHASATRRKITILGTRLDSLQSLLSKVPAKTEKEMNRRKDMLGNLRTKVNQMASTLNMSNFANRDSLLGPEIKSDAMSRTVGLDNSGLVGLQRQIMKEQDDGLEKLEETVISTKHIALAVNEELDLHTRLIDDLDEHVDVTDSRLRRVQKNLAVLNKRTKGGCSCLCMLLSVIGIVVLVVVIWLLIKYL from the exons ATGAAGCACCGTGTAATAAT GCAAATGGCATCTTCTTCAGACACTTGGATGAAAGAATATAATGAAGCTGTAAAACTTGCTGATGATATCACTGGCATGATTGCTGAACGTAGTTCATTTCCTGCATCTGGACCCGAAACCCAGCGGCATGCATCTGCTACAAGAAGGAAGATCACGATATTAGGGACCAGGCTTGATAGCTTGCAATCTCTTTTGTCAAAGGTCCCTGCGAA AACTGAGAAGGAGATGAATCGTCGCAAGGATATGCTTGGAAACTTGAGGACTAAAGTTAACCAAATGGCTTCAACATTAAACATGTCAAACTTTGCAAATAGGGATAGTTTGCTTGGGCCAGAAATAAAATCAGATGCAATGAGCAGAACTGTTGGGCTGGACAACAGTGGACTAGTTGGTCTTCAACGGCAAATTATGAAAG AACAAGACGATGGCCTTGAGAAATTGGAGGAGACTGTAATCAGTACTAAACATATTGCGTTGGCAGTGAATGAAGAGCTGGATCTACACACTAGACTCATT GATGACTTAGACGAACATGTAGATGTTACAGATTCTCGGCTGAGG CGAGTTCAAAAGAACTTGGCAGTTTTGAACAAACGTACCAAGGGTGGTTGCTCCTGCTTGTGCATGCTTCTATCAGTGATCGGTATAGTGGTTTTGGTTGTCGTCATATGGCTGTTGATCAAATATTTGTAA
- the LOC114182270 gene encoding syntaxin-51-like isoform X2: MASSSDTWMKEYNEAVKLADDITGMIAERSSFPASGPETQRHASATRRKITILGTRLDSLQSLLSKVPAKTEKEMNRRKDMLGNLRTKVNQMASTLNMSNFANRDSLLGPEIKSDAMSRTVGLDNSGLVGLQRQIMKEQDDGLEKLEETVISTKHIALAVNEELDLHTRLIDDLDEHVDVTDSRLRRVQKNLAVLNKRTKGGCSCLCMLLSVIGIVVLVVVIWLLIKYL; encoded by the exons ATGGCATCTTCTTCAGACACTTGGATGAAAGAATATAATGAAGCTGTAAAACTTGCTGATGATATCACTGGCATGATTGCTGAACGTAGTTCATTTCCTGCATCTGGACCCGAAACCCAGCGGCATGCATCTGCTACAAGAAGGAAGATCACGATATTAGGGACCAGGCTTGATAGCTTGCAATCTCTTTTGTCAAAGGTCCCTGCGAA AACTGAGAAGGAGATGAATCGTCGCAAGGATATGCTTGGAAACTTGAGGACTAAAGTTAACCAAATGGCTTCAACATTAAACATGTCAAACTTTGCAAATAGGGATAGTTTGCTTGGGCCAGAAATAAAATCAGATGCAATGAGCAGAACTGTTGGGCTGGACAACAGTGGACTAGTTGGTCTTCAACGGCAAATTATGAAAG AACAAGACGATGGCCTTGAGAAATTGGAGGAGACTGTAATCAGTACTAAACATATTGCGTTGGCAGTGAATGAAGAGCTGGATCTACACACTAGACTCATT GATGACTTAGACGAACATGTAGATGTTACAGATTCTCGGCTGAGG CGAGTTCAAAAGAACTTGGCAGTTTTGAACAAACGTACCAAGGGTGGTTGCTCCTGCTTGTGCATGCTTCTATCAGTGATCGGTATAGTGGTTTTGGTTGTCGTCATATGGCTGTTGATCAAATATTTGTAA